The following coding sequences are from one Paenibacillus sp. JDR-2 window:
- a CDS encoding GNAT family N-acetyltransferase, protein MLVFESACPEHAVFLFEVYADTRREEMEAWGWPAGEAEAFLRMQYELQTRSYALQFPEAVTQVINHGGNRIGRIITSKSNSIHLIDISLLNAYRNKGIGTAVITGLLEEAAAAGLPVKLSVLEHNQAKRLYERLGFKAIGGASPYISMTWRPDTREEQLI, encoded by the coding sequence ATGCTGGTATTCGAATCCGCTTGTCCTGAACATGCTGTTTTTTTGTTTGAGGTTTATGCCGATACAAGGCGCGAAGAGATGGAAGCCTGGGGTTGGCCGGCTGGCGAAGCAGAAGCTTTTTTGCGTATGCAGTACGAGCTTCAGACCAGGTCCTATGCGTTGCAGTTCCCTGAGGCCGTAACGCAGGTCATAAATCATGGCGGGAATAGAATAGGAAGGATCATTACTTCCAAGAGCAACTCTATTCATCTCATTGATATCTCCTTGCTGAACGCTTACCGCAATAAGGGAATAGGTACGGCTGTAATAACCGGATTGCTGGAGGAAGCGGCGGCAGCGGGTCTGCCGGTTAAGCTCAGCGTATTGGAGCACAATCAGGCAAAGCGGTTGTACGAAAGACTTGGCTTCAAGGCTATAGGGGGAGCATCTCCTTATATCTCTATGACCTGGCGGCCAGATACGAGAGAGGAGCAGTTAATATGA
- a CDS encoding phage tail protein: MSYQYVGEIRMFGGNFAPIGWAFCNGQLLSISENEVLFSLIGTTYGGDGVSTFALPNMQGRLPVHTGRNNATGGMYTIGQNAGTESVTLIMNQLPAHSHAANSSTLSGTSNSPENAFWAASDKNLYSDAASDVTLNAAAIGVTGGSQPHDNMMPYLAVSFIIALVGIYPSQS; encoded by the coding sequence ATGAGTTATCAATATGTAGGTGAAATTCGCATGTTTGGAGGCAATTTTGCTCCTATCGGCTGGGCATTTTGCAACGGTCAACTATTGTCCATCAGCGAAAACGAAGTTTTGTTTTCCTTGATCGGTACAACTTACGGTGGAGACGGCGTGTCTACCTTTGCGCTGCCGAATATGCAGGGACGCTTGCCTGTACATACGGGACGCAACAATGCGACAGGCGGCATGTATACGATTGGCCAGAATGCGGGTACCGAATCCGTCACATTAATTATGAATCAACTTCCTGCTCATTCCCATGCAGCGAACAGTTCAACATTATCGGGAACGAGCAACAGCCCAGAGAATGCTTTCTGGGCTGCAAGCGACAAAAATCTTTATTCCGACGCGGCCTCCGACGTTACTTTAAATGCTGCGGCTATCGGAGTGACCGGCGGCAGCCAGCCTCATGACAACATGATGCCTTATCTGGCGGTTTCGTTCATCATTGCGCTTGTGGGTATCTATCCGTCCCAATCCTAG